The following proteins come from a genomic window of Pyxidicoccus sp. MSG2:
- a CDS encoding heavy metal translocating P-type ATPase, whose product MSEQKKSNASSGHVHGPGCEHDHDHAHEHGHGEPHVHGPGCNHGPSLAAVKPVGKLSFKELKVIGPAKAEKHVHGPGCNHDHDHGHDPAHAHGEKHEHGPGCNHDHDHGHDHGHEHGASCDHDHDHGHHHHPKPKRIRPPGHRPAEGGGAALQLDLEGALPGETDDVGRFQKLEAAIEAHRGVTDVHLRRDAGHPEVCIHYKPEVVSASQLLTAAQRTGAEVAERYKHQTWFVRGMTSADAATAIEHGLGKLKGVLSASVAYASERLVLEYDSEEVTLKDVEAKAKALGYALEVPTSGHACSHHAHGGGLAPLLEMPLVVVSGVLLVAGWAIEKFAGLPALVPTIVWALSMASGGFFAIRGSVKSLLQLRIDIETMMVVAALGAAVLGAWFEGAFLLFLFAAGHALEHRAMDRARRSIESLGALRPEVARVRRGADVVEVPVGDVQRGERVVVRPGDRVPLDGIIREGKSSLEQAAITGESLPVAKKAGDEVFSGTINCEGLLEVEVTRLSSESVLARVVDMVAEAEAQKGPNQRFAQRLERTVAPLVMIGAVVFPVVLVLLGTPVKEAILRAVSLLVAASPCALAISTPSAVLSAVAAAARGGVLVKGGIYLELLAKVNAIAFDKTGTLTVGRPKLLSTVPAQGVSREELLGTAAAVESLSAHPLAKAVVEAAAEAGIQAPAGSDCEAIHGKGIRAKVGEAMVDVGSLALFEGEAVPAEIAAEVAKLEEAGQTTMVVRKAGRYLGVLGMADTLRAGARHVVQTLKDSGIERTVMLSGDNARVAKSIAEQVGLDEAKAPLMPADKVTAVREMGRKGSVAMVGDGVNDAPALAAAAVGVAMGGAGSDAALETADVVLMSDDLSRLPFALGLARQATMVMQQNLVIALGISGILIIAAVFGLTQISQAVVLHEGSTLLVVFNGLRLLTIRPQAMKPAPAAAVGVQPVAG is encoded by the coding sequence ATGTCCGAGCAGAAGAAGAGCAACGCGTCGTCCGGCCACGTCCACGGCCCTGGCTGCGAGCATGACCACGACCACGCGCACGAGCACGGACATGGCGAGCCTCACGTCCACGGACCGGGCTGCAATCACGGCCCGTCCCTGGCGGCGGTGAAGCCCGTCGGGAAGTTGTCCTTCAAGGAGCTGAAGGTCATCGGCCCGGCGAAGGCGGAGAAGCACGTGCACGGGCCCGGCTGCAACCATGACCACGACCACGGTCATGACCCTGCGCACGCCCACGGCGAGAAGCATGAGCACGGCCCCGGCTGCAACCATGACCACGACCATGGTCATGACCATGGCCACGAGCATGGCGCCAGCTGCGACCATGACCACGACCACGGGCACCACCATCACCCGAAGCCCAAGCGCATCCGACCTCCCGGGCACCGCCCCGCGGAGGGTGGCGGCGCGGCGCTCCAGCTCGACCTGGAGGGCGCGCTGCCGGGCGAGACAGACGACGTCGGCCGCTTCCAGAAGCTGGAGGCCGCGATTGAAGCGCACCGCGGCGTCACCGACGTGCACCTGCGAAGGGACGCGGGCCATCCCGAGGTGTGCATCCACTACAAGCCGGAGGTGGTAAGCGCGTCGCAGCTCCTCACCGCCGCGCAGCGCACCGGCGCCGAGGTGGCGGAGCGCTACAAGCACCAGACATGGTTCGTGCGCGGGATGACCTCGGCCGACGCGGCCACCGCCATCGAGCACGGGCTGGGGAAGCTGAAGGGCGTGCTCTCCGCGAGCGTGGCGTACGCCAGCGAGCGGCTCGTCCTGGAGTACGACAGCGAGGAAGTCACGCTGAAGGACGTGGAGGCGAAGGCGAAGGCGCTCGGCTACGCGCTGGAGGTGCCCACCAGCGGCCATGCCTGCTCGCACCACGCGCACGGGGGCGGCCTGGCGCCACTGCTGGAGATGCCGCTGGTGGTGGTCTCCGGCGTGCTGCTGGTGGCCGGCTGGGCGATTGAAAAGTTCGCGGGGCTCCCCGCCCTGGTGCCCACGATTGTCTGGGCGCTGTCCATGGCGAGCGGTGGCTTCTTCGCCATCCGGGGCTCGGTGAAGTCGCTGCTCCAGCTGCGCATCGACATCGAGACGATGATGGTGGTGGCGGCCCTGGGCGCGGCGGTGTTGGGCGCCTGGTTCGAGGGCGCCTTCCTGCTCTTCCTCTTCGCCGCGGGCCACGCGCTGGAGCACCGGGCCATGGACCGCGCGCGGCGATCCATCGAGTCGCTGGGAGCGCTCCGTCCCGAGGTGGCGCGCGTGCGCCGCGGCGCCGACGTGGTGGAGGTGCCGGTGGGTGACGTGCAGCGCGGCGAGCGCGTCGTCGTGCGCCCCGGCGACCGCGTCCCGCTGGACGGCATCATCCGCGAGGGCAAGAGCTCGCTGGAGCAGGCGGCGATTACGGGCGAGTCGCTCCCCGTCGCGAAGAAGGCGGGGGACGAGGTGTTCTCCGGCACCATCAACTGCGAGGGCCTGCTGGAGGTGGAAGTCACGCGGCTGTCCTCGGAGTCGGTGCTCGCGCGCGTGGTGGACATGGTGGCGGAGGCGGAGGCGCAGAAGGGCCCCAACCAGCGCTTCGCGCAGCGGCTGGAGCGCACGGTGGCGCCGCTGGTGATGATTGGCGCGGTGGTGTTCCCGGTGGTGCTGGTGCTCTTGGGCACGCCGGTGAAGGAGGCCATCCTCCGGGCGGTGTCGCTGCTGGTGGCGGCCTCGCCGTGCGCGCTGGCCATCTCCACGCCGTCGGCGGTGCTCTCCGCGGTGGCGGCGGCGGCGCGAGGCGGCGTGCTGGTGAAGGGTGGCATCTACCTGGAACTGCTGGCGAAGGTGAACGCCATCGCCTTCGACAAGACGGGCACGCTGACGGTGGGCCGGCCGAAGCTCTTGAGCACGGTGCCGGCGCAGGGCGTGTCGCGAGAGGAGTTGCTGGGCACGGCGGCGGCGGTGGAGTCGCTCTCCGCACACCCGCTGGCGAAGGCGGTGGTGGAGGCCGCGGCGGAGGCGGGCATCCAGGCGCCGGCTGGGAGCGACTGCGAGGCCATCCACGGCAAGGGCATTCGCGCAAAGGTCGGGGAGGCGATGGTGGACGTGGGCAGCCTCGCACTGTTCGAGGGTGAGGCCGTCCCGGCGGAGATCGCAGCGGAAGTCGCGAAGCTGGAGGAGGCCGGCCAGACGACCATGGTGGTGCGCAAGGCGGGGCGCTACCTGGGCGTGCTGGGCATGGCGGACACGCTGCGCGCGGGTGCGCGGCACGTGGTGCAGACGCTGAAGGACTCCGGCATCGAGCGGACGGTGATGCTGTCCGGCGACAACGCACGGGTGGCGAAGTCCATCGCCGAGCAGGTGGGGCTGGACGAGGCGAAGGCGCCGCTGATGCCGGCCGATAAGGTAACGGCGGTACGGGAGATGGGGCGCAAGGGCTCGGTGGCCATGGTGGGTGACGGCGTGAACGACGCGCCCGCCCTGGCCGCGGCGGCGGTGGGCGTGGCGATGGGTGGGGCGGGCTCGGACGCGGCGCTGGAGACGGCGGACGTGGTGCTGATGAGCGACGACCTGTCGCGGCTGCCCTTCGCGCTGGGGCTGGCGCGTCAGGCGACGATGGTGATGCAGCAGAACCTGGTCATCGCGCTGGGCATCAGCGGCATCCTCATCATCGCCGCCGTCTTCGGCCTCACGCAGATCAGCCAGGCCGTGGTGCTCCACGAGGGCAGCACGCTCCTGGTGGTCTTCAACGGCCTGCGCCTGCTCACCATCCGCCCGCAGGCCATGAAGCCCGCGCCCGCGGCCGCGGTGGGCGTGCAGCCCGTGGCGGGCTGA
- a CDS encoding vWA domain-containing protein, protein MAGHEAIVRPFSDVHRMGNKVVATLLHDPTVEGLDVALYMDGSASMEDEYGPRGVLAKLAPVKNLVEPQMRWMLEYLASKDRDGGVRVAYWATGDGSQLEQLGDLTAAQAKDFRFPGPRFYGKATVMLPVLRDFVAHMKQQVTKGARQGLAVIITDSQLSDGNDVRAYATQVAKEIAAGRLPRMNFVFVGVGDQVDEEQMEEISHETYPGVGHLWCHRIADRMEEMAELVAVLVDETMTVAAGGTIYDEQGKILKSYEGRLPAVLEFDVPVTCKAFTLEVAGQKFTQPIPEEHEDEDHHEEEEAKQPEPVSAPSPAPSRKHGGHRH, encoded by the coding sequence ATGGCCGGCCACGAAGCCATCGTCCGTCCGTTCTCGGACGTGCACCGGATGGGAAACAAGGTCGTCGCCACGCTGCTGCATGACCCGACGGTGGAGGGGCTGGATGTGGCCCTCTACATGGACGGCTCGGCGAGCATGGAGGACGAGTACGGGCCGCGCGGCGTGCTGGCGAAGCTGGCGCCGGTGAAGAACCTGGTCGAGCCGCAGATGCGGTGGATGCTCGAGTACCTCGCGAGCAAGGACCGCGACGGCGGCGTGCGCGTCGCCTACTGGGCCACGGGGGACGGCAGCCAGCTGGAGCAGCTGGGGGACCTCACCGCGGCGCAAGCGAAGGACTTCCGCTTCCCGGGGCCTCGCTTCTACGGCAAGGCCACGGTGATGCTGCCCGTGCTGCGCGACTTCGTGGCGCACATGAAGCAGCAGGTGACGAAGGGCGCGCGCCAGGGGCTCGCGGTCATCATCACCGACTCGCAGCTGTCCGACGGCAACGACGTGCGGGCCTACGCCACGCAGGTCGCGAAGGAAATCGCGGCGGGCCGCCTGCCCCGGATGAACTTCGTGTTCGTCGGCGTGGGCGACCAGGTGGACGAGGAGCAGATGGAGGAGATTTCCCACGAGACGTATCCGGGCGTGGGCCATCTCTGGTGCCACCGCATCGCCGACCGCATGGAGGAGATGGCGGAGCTGGTGGCGGTGCTGGTGGACGAGACGATGACGGTCGCGGCCGGCGGCACCATCTACGACGAGCAGGGAAAAATCCTGAAGTCGTACGAGGGCCGGCTGCCGGCGGTGCTCGAGTTCGACGTACCCGTCACGTGCAAGGCCTTCACCCTGGAGGTGGCGGGACAGAAGTTCACCCAGCCCATTCCCGAGGAGCACGAGGACGAGGACCACCACGAGGAGGAAGAGGCGAAGCAGCCCGAGCCCGTGAGTGCCCCCTCCCCCGCCCCGTCCCGCAAGCACGGCGGCCACCGCCACTAG
- a CDS encoding DUF4041 domain-containing protein, protein MQPEIVVPALLSAVLAGLLARTFFRLRSLQQRFKPVLDAEVERQRILAELERAKAASEHALALERNQAAAELARSRQEAEATSRGARADLERAKAAADESIRLDRTRMDAELARAHDRAGAIVQEAVNRRQQALGQLESDLRRAREQTDAAIRETEARRQQVRSEQTQLDAAIARLKAELRPLEEEAVLRSYGLYKPIYNLSSSEKYELRLDAIRDRQKAMLKDKTAAFCRIEWEVNGSKAEGRKQTERTLKLMLRAFNGEADACVAKVTYKNIKAMEARIQKAAEVISGLTEIQQCFISDKYVDLKLEELRLAHEYEEKVQEEKEEQRRIREQMREEEAAQRELEKAKLEAEREARRDEEALRKARTELEKSQGAEQQKLLERIAELERRVAEDQERTRAISQAQLTRTGHVYVISNIGSFGEDVYKLGMTRRLVPQDRIDELGDASVPFEFDVHAIIRTSDAPALEAALHRTFATRRVNRINERKEFFRVTLDEIAQAVREHHGEFELTRLAEAEEYRKTLAIISEELGRDSGKKTPVSASERAVA, encoded by the coding sequence ATGCAGCCTGAAATCGTGGTGCCCGCGCTCCTGAGCGCGGTGCTGGCCGGGCTTCTTGCCAGGACCTTCTTCCGACTTCGGTCTCTGCAGCAGCGCTTCAAGCCCGTGCTCGACGCGGAAGTCGAGCGCCAGCGCATCCTGGCCGAATTGGAGCGCGCGAAGGCGGCGTCCGAGCACGCGCTCGCGCTGGAACGAAACCAGGCCGCGGCGGAGTTAGCAAGAAGTCGGCAGGAAGCCGAGGCCACCAGCCGGGGCGCCCGGGCCGACCTGGAGCGGGCCAAGGCCGCAGCCGATGAGTCCATTCGCCTGGACCGGACTCGAATGGATGCGGAGCTGGCCCGCGCCCACGACCGGGCGGGCGCCATCGTTCAGGAGGCGGTGAATCGCCGCCAGCAGGCACTGGGCCAACTGGAGTCGGACCTGAGGCGTGCGCGTGAGCAGACGGATGCGGCAATCAGGGAGACCGAGGCCCGGCGCCAGCAGGTCCGCTCGGAGCAGACCCAGCTCGATGCCGCGATTGCCAGGCTGAAGGCGGAACTCCGTCCCCTGGAAGAAGAAGCAGTCCTCCGCTCCTACGGGCTCTACAAGCCCATCTACAACCTGTCCTCTTCCGAGAAGTACGAGCTGCGCCTCGATGCCATTCGAGACCGGCAGAAGGCGATGCTGAAGGACAAGACAGCTGCCTTCTGCCGCATCGAGTGGGAGGTCAACGGCAGCAAGGCGGAGGGGCGCAAGCAAACGGAGCGCACCCTGAAGTTGATGCTCCGCGCCTTCAATGGCGAAGCGGATGCCTGCGTCGCCAAGGTGACCTACAAGAACATCAAGGCCATGGAGGCGCGCATCCAGAAGGCGGCCGAGGTCATCAGCGGCCTCACCGAAATCCAGCAGTGCTTCATCTCCGACAAGTACGTGGACCTCAAGCTGGAGGAACTCCGGCTCGCCCACGAATACGAAGAGAAGGTGCAGGAGGAGAAAGAGGAGCAACGCCGCATCCGCGAGCAGATGCGCGAGGAGGAGGCCGCGCAGCGCGAGCTGGAGAAGGCAAAGCTCGAAGCCGAGCGCGAGGCCCGGCGTGACGAAGAAGCCCTGCGCAAGGCACGCACCGAGCTGGAGAAGAGCCAGGGCGCCGAGCAGCAGAAGCTCCTGGAGCGCATCGCAGAGCTTGAGCGCAGGGTGGCCGAGGACCAGGAGCGTACGCGGGCCATCTCTCAGGCGCAGCTGACTCGCACGGGGCACGTCTACGTCATCTCCAACATCGGCTCCTTCGGAGAGGACGTCTACAAGCTGGGCATGACGCGGCGCCTCGTGCCCCAGGACCGCATCGACGAGCTGGGAGACGCCTCCGTGCCCTTTGAGTTCGACGTCCACGCCATCATCCGCACCTCGGATGCTCCGGCACTGGAGGCGGCACTGCACCGCACCTTCGCCACCCGGCGCGTCAACCGCATCAACGAGCGCAAGGAATTCTTCCGCGTCACGCTCGATGAGATTGCCCAGGCCGTCCGCGAGCACCATGGCGAGTTCGAGCTGACGCGACTGGCGGAGGCCGAGGAGTACCGTAAGACGCTCGCCATCATCTCGGAGGAACTCGGGAGAGATTCGGGAAAGAAGACTCCTGTGTCCGCATCGGAGCGCGCCGTGGCGTGA